The DNA window CCCGGCGCGCAGCCGGGTGGCGCGGACGTCGTCGTCCTTGATGATCGCCATGGTGAACTTCTTCACCGCGGGCGCGCCGTTCCAGTAGGACGGGTTGGCCTTGAAGCTGAGCTTCTCGCCCTTGGACCAGCCGGTGAGGACGTACGGGCCGGTGCCTATCGGCTCGGTGGCGAAGGCGCCGGTGTTGACGTCCTGCTTCGCGGCGATGTGCTCGGGGGCGATGGCGTGGACGGTGCGCTGGGCGAAGGGCGCGTAGGGGTACTTGAGGTGGAAGACGACGGTGTCCTCGCCGGTCGCCTCGACGCTCTTGAGGGCGTCGAGTTCGGTGCGGGAGGGGTTGTTCGTCTTCGGGTCGAGGATCGTCCGGTACGTGAAGACGACGTCCTCGGCCGTGAAGGGGGCGCCGTCGCTGAAGGTGACGCCCTTGCGGAGGGTGTACGTGTAGGTGAGTCCGTCGGCGGTGATCCGGGGCAGCTCCGTGGCGAGCGCCGGCTTCAGCTTCATGTCGGCGTCGAAGGCGAGCAGCCCGTCGAAGATCTTGGAGTTGCCGTCCTTGCCGTAGCCGAGGAGGGGGCTGAGGGTCTCGGGCTCGTAGGCGATGCCGACGACCGCGGAATCCTTGGGTCCGCCGGAGCCTCCGGCGGTGCTGCCGGGGTTCGTGCAGGCCGCCGCGGCGAGCGCGACGGCCCCCGCGAGTGTCGCGGCGGCCGCGCCGCGGACGGATCGGGCGGTCATCGTGTCCACACCCCTCTTGGAGATCAACTGTTATTGCGAACGACTCGCAATTAAACAGTATGTAAAGGGGTGTGAACACAGGGGCCCCTTACCCGGGAATCACACAGGGGCCCCCGCGGGGCTTCTCGCGGGGCCTACCGAGGGGGCTCCAGTCCGACCAGGGCGGCGATCGCGTCCTGGTGGCGGCCCGCCGACCCCAGGGCGATCTGGTCGGACTTGGCCCGCTTCAGTGCCAGGTGCGCCGGGTGCTCCCAGGTCATCCCGATCCCGCCGTGCAGCTGTACGCACTCCTCGGCGGCCCGGACGGCCGTCCTGGAGCAGTACGCCTGGGCGACGGCCACCAGCAGCGGGGCGTCACCGCGCCCGGTGGCGAGGGCGTCGGCGGCGGCGCGGGCCGCCGCCCTGGCCCCGACGAGATCCAGCCAGAGCTGCGCCATGCGGTGCTTGAGGGCCTGGAAGGAGCCGACCGGCCGGTTGAACTGGTGGCGCTCGCGGGTGTACCGGACGGTCTCCTCAAGACACCACTCGGCGAGGCCGAGCTGCTCGGAGGCGAGGAGACCGGCCCCGGCGAGCAGTCCGCGCCGGACCGCCGCGCGGGAGGCGCCGGGGCCCGCGAGGCGGGTGCCGCTCCCGGCTCCGGTGGTGACGGTGGCGAGCGGACGGGTGAGGTCGAGCGGGCTCTGCGGCACGACGGTCGCCGCCGCGGCCGGAACGGCGTACAGACCGTCGGCGCGCGGGACGAGGAACAGGTCGGCGGCGACGGCGTCGGCGACACCGGGGACGGAGTCGGAGGCGGGGACGCCGGGGACGGTGGGCGGGAACTCCGCCCCGGGCGCCGTCGACAGCGGTACGGCGAGGACCGCGACCGTGCGCCCGCTCGCGAGGTCCGCGAGCAGTCCGGCC is part of the Streptomyces sp. P9-A4 genome and encodes:
- a CDS encoding acyl-CoA dehydrogenase family protein → MKQPTEPTEPTDPADPTEQPLDLLHSETEEDLRAAVRALLADRAGHQAVLGRIETGDPYLPGLWKSLAADMGAAGLLVPEKLGGQGASHREAAVVLEELGRAVTPLPYLTSAVVATETLLALAEGSQETGSQETRSQKAEDREAASQEVAGLLADLASGRTVAVLAVPLSTAPGAEFPPTVPGVPASDSVPGVADAVAADLFLVPRADGLYAVPAAAATVVPQSPLDLTRPLATVTTGAGSGTRLAGPGASRAAVRRGLLAGAGLLASEQLGLAEWCLEETVRYTRERHQFNRPVGSFQALKHRMAQLWLDLVGARAAARAAADALATGRGDAPLLVAVAQAYCSRTAVRAAEECVQLHGGIGMTWEHPAHLALKRAKSDQIALGSAGRHQDAIAALVGLEPPR